The Clostridium felsineum DSM 794 genome has a window encoding:
- a CDS encoding recombinase family protein, with amino-acid sequence MGNYYSYMRISTKESTDKQSFNRQEKSLKAYETNNDIEYLLRFKDDCSGSTFNRPEWIKLEKLLHEGDTIVFKEISRFTRQAEEGYKKYMQLMNKGINLIFIDNMTVSTDYIKNLTKVADEQDLVTRTALESTIKLLLIVELDRVQKEREIIVKRIKQGIEASVKKSGRRFNSLDKMNDNLKKDINLFLKDRSIKQIDLINKYNISRNTLKKYIKIVEQEGK; translated from the coding sequence ATGGGGAATTATTATAGTTATATGAGAATTTCTACAAAAGAGAGTACAGATAAACAATCTTTTAATAGGCAGGAGAAATCTTTAAAGGCATACGAAACCAATAATGATATTGAATATTTATTACGATTTAAGGATGATTGTTCAGGAAGTACTTTCAATAGACCAGAGTGGATAAAGTTGGAGAAACTTCTACATGAAGGTGATACAATAGTATTTAAGGAAATAAGTAGGTTTACTCGTCAAGCAGAAGAAGGATATAAGAAATATATGCAGTTAATGAATAAAGGAATTAATCTTATATTTATAGATAATATGACGGTATCAACTGATTATATAAAAAATTTAACAAAAGTAGCGGATGAACAAGACTTGGTAACCAGAACAGCATTGGAATCTACTATAAAGTTATTATTAATAGTGGAACTGGATAGAGTTCAAAAGGAAAGAGAAATAATAGTAAAAAGAATTAAACAAGGTATAGAGGCAAGTGTTAAAAAAAGTGGTAGGAGATTTAATTCCTTGGATAAAATGAATGATAATTTAAAAAAAGATATAAATTTATTCTTAAAAGATAGGAGCATTAAGCAGATAGATTTAATAAATAAATATAATATTAGTAGGAATACTCTAAAAAAATATATAAAAATTGTTGAGCAAGAAGGTAAGTAA